A part of Myxococcus landrumus genomic DNA contains:
- a CDS encoding ArsA family ATPase — protein MAGLLDKRLWVVSGKGGVGKSTVSAALALRSARAGRRTLVCEVNTQERVSRFLGHPAAGPEVSLLEENLWAVDVRPQEAMREYGLMVLRFETLYKTVFENRLVRYFLRFVPSLQELVLLGKIMYHLQETLPDGRPRFDTIVLDAPATGHAISFLSVPQVLVQTVPPGPMSREAQKMRDLLVNPSVTAAVLVALPEEMPVNEALELHAALKDKVHIRTHAAVLNQSISERFTEADLEALADQPDLYAVAKAHHDRAALGVLAGTKLERNLHVPVFNVPRLFLPAFGREAIEQVMGHLEALVMGER, from the coding sequence ATGGCAGGGCTTCTGGACAAGCGGTTGTGGGTCGTCTCCGGTAAGGGCGGCGTGGGTAAGAGCACGGTCTCCGCGGCCCTCGCTCTGCGCTCAGCGCGTGCGGGACGCAGGACGCTGGTGTGCGAGGTGAACACCCAGGAGCGCGTCAGCCGCTTCCTGGGCCACCCCGCCGCCGGCCCGGAAGTCTCGCTCCTGGAGGAGAACCTCTGGGCGGTGGACGTGCGCCCCCAGGAGGCCATGCGCGAGTACGGCCTCATGGTCCTGCGCTTCGAGACCCTCTACAAAACGGTCTTCGAGAACCGGCTGGTGCGCTACTTCCTGCGCTTCGTGCCGTCCCTCCAGGAGCTCGTCCTGCTGGGAAAAATCATGTACCACCTGCAGGAGACGCTCCCGGACGGGCGGCCTCGCTTCGACACCATCGTGTTGGACGCGCCGGCCACGGGACATGCCATCTCCTTCCTCAGCGTGCCGCAGGTGCTGGTGCAGACGGTGCCCCCGGGCCCCATGTCCCGCGAGGCGCAGAAGATGCGGGACTTGCTGGTGAACCCCTCCGTGACGGCGGCGGTGCTGGTGGCGCTGCCGGAGGAGATGCCGGTGAACGAGGCGCTGGAGCTGCACGCGGCGCTCAAGGACAAGGTGCACATCCGCACGCACGCGGCGGTGCTCAACCAGTCCATCTCCGAGCGCTTCACGGAGGCGGACCTGGAGGCGCTGGCGGACCAGCCGGACCTGTACGCCGTGGCGAAGGCGCACCATGACCGCGCGGCGCTGGGCGTCCTCGCCGGCACCAAGCTGGAGCGGAACCTTCACGTGCCCGTCTTCAACGTCCCCCGGTTGTTCCTTCCCGCCTTCGGGCGCGAGGCGATTGAGCAGGTCATGGGCCACCTCGAAGCACTGG